In Nocardia asteroides, a single genomic region encodes these proteins:
- a CDS encoding LysR family transcriptional regulator: MLDVRKLRLLRELAHRGTIAAVADALNYTPSAVSQQLSALERETGVPLLERTGRRVALTPAARGLVERTEEILATLQRAAAELATAATALTGTLRIGVFPSAVPAILTPAIVALSSAHPGLDLMVTELDPAAVPDALRGERLDIALVQEYDYVPVLADPGLETEPLLRETVHLAARSAEPLAAHRDSGWIAGTPGTLCHALTVRACEAAGFTPRIRHHADDFGAVLALVAAGQGVAFVPDLGTAGAPEGVVLTPLPIRRRTHLAYRRGTAGHPAVAAARTALRGAADRCGGV, encoded by the coding sequence ATGCTCGATGTCCGAAAGCTGCGGCTGCTCCGGGAACTGGCGCACCGCGGCACCATCGCCGCCGTGGCCGACGCGCTGAACTACACCCCGTCGGCGGTGTCGCAGCAGCTCAGCGCGTTGGAACGGGAGACGGGGGTGCCGCTGCTGGAGCGCACCGGCCGCCGGGTCGCGCTGACCCCCGCCGCGCGCGGGCTGGTCGAGCGCACCGAGGAGATCCTGGCGACGCTGCAGCGGGCCGCCGCCGAACTCGCCACCGCGGCAACGGCGCTCACCGGCACCCTGCGCATCGGCGTCTTCCCCTCCGCCGTGCCCGCCATCCTGACCCCCGCCATCGTGGCGCTGAGCAGCGCGCACCCCGGACTCGATCTCATGGTCACCGAACTGGACCCGGCCGCGGTACCGGACGCGCTGCGCGGGGAGCGGCTCGATATCGCCCTGGTCCAGGAGTACGACTACGTCCCCGTGCTCGCCGACCCCGGCCTGGAGACCGAACCGCTGCTCCGGGAGACCGTCCACCTGGCCGCCCGCAGCGCGGAGCCGCTCGCCGCCCATCGTGATTCCGGCTGGATCGCCGGGACGCCGGGCACGCTGTGCCACGCGCTCACCGTGCGCGCCTGTGAGGCGGCCGGGTTCACCCCGCGTATCCGGCACCACGCCGATGATTTCGGTGCGGTGCTCGCCCTGGTCGCCGCCGGTCAGGGCGTCGCCTTCGTCCCCGACCTCGGAACCGCCGGTGCGCCGGAGGGTGTGGTACTCACCCCGCTTCCCATCCGGCGCCGCACGCACCTGGCCTATCGCCGTGGGACCGCCGGCCATCCCGCCGTCGCTGCTGCCCGGACCGCGCTCCGTGGCGCCGCCGATCGCTGCGGTGGGGTATGA